The following nucleotide sequence is from Cottoperca gobio chromosome 20, fCotGob3.1, whole genome shotgun sequence.
TTTAAGAATGGGCGGCTAGTTCGCCGGACAAGGACTTCCTCCTCAGTTTGACAGAAGCGGTAAGCTAACCGGAATGTGAAGATGTTGCTTCCGGTCACATCTTTCAAAGTTAAAGCCTGTTACGAAACCGGATGCAAGATAATGACAAAAAAGTAGCATTTTAGAATGTCAATACAGATTAATATAAAGTGAATTGATGTATATAAAATCTAACACATATGTTGATACCATTTGTAATCCAAGCAAATCTAATTGTAAAGATAGTAATTAAGACAATACAATTAGACAATATGTAAGAAATAGGTTTATTGGACATTGATGAAAGTAAGCAATATATTCACAACATTAATGCAGAATCAGACTCTATGTACAGAGATTACAGTTAAGCATTATGTGTTAACAGCACAGTCATATCTTCATTATGTCTTAATTCGGCCTTTGAAAGTAGTGCATTCTGTACAGACTAAGTTAGTATGATCACtgtaaagaaaggaaaagataaaaagagaacataaatctaaaatacatataGTTTTTTCCTTCACTTAATTTCTTGATAAATATCACCTGTAAAGTGGCACTGCTAGCCGCTTAATATTATAACGCTCTTAATTTTCCCTAAAACcttcaaaaataataacaaaagctAAACAATACAGCGAGAGCGAGATCTGGCTAAGTACATTAAGGCTGCCTTAGTGTGCTTAAGTTGCCCACGATGCCAGCATACGCatgtcatcatcatcttcaACCCTTTTCTTGGTTGCTGTAAAAAGAAGGAAACAGTTAACAATGAATGCCATGACATTATGGAACATTTATCAGGCTTAAGGCTGAAACTAAGGATTAATATAGGCATCAAATTCCCcacaaagtcatttttaaagtgtATACGTTTAAATAATTCTACACGATACTGTTGGTCAGATTTTGTCTGccaaaaaaaacctaaaaaacGTTTTCAGGTTTTTATTACTATGCAAAGAAAGTGCTGTTCTTTCTGGATAAATAACAAGTCAATGTCCTCAGTATTAGCCATATGCTTGTTGTTCTAGTTAATTTCTTCTGAAAATGGcttgtacattttgaaatgagtAAACTGTAGTAATTTCGCCTCTAATATAGTGTTGCACTTACTTGCGCGGTGACTGGTCCGTTCTGAAGGCAGTTTAGATCTCGGCACACTGGGTAGTCCGCCCATACCCTTCATACTGTCCTCAAACTCCTCCTGTTCCAGCTCTGCCAGCTCTGCCATCAGCTCATCCtaagaaaacacattaagtATACAGGATTTAGAGTTTTGGCAGGTGCATTTATGTAGCATGAAATAGTTTAGCAAGCAATAAtgctataaatgttttaatataggGAGTAAAAGATCTCAACCTCGTCAAATGTCTCGCCAAAAGGTCCGGAGATTGCGTCGCTAATCTCTCGGGCTACGTCTTGTTGCTCTGTGATGTCCTGCATCAGATCATCTATCTTGCCAATGTCCCTGAAAAGAACagaagatatagagagaggTGAAGATAAAAACATGATATCTTTTACTTTTTGATTCTATATGAAAACAATTAACTGGAGATTAAAGGGCTGTAGCTACTGAGTCATTCATTATTGATAAGGATAATGGTTATGTTCCCTTTCATGTATTATTCATAGTGTTTATATTTAGGCTATACATGTTAAATGATGTGTCCAGCCAATTATTAATACTGATAAATGTTCGACATTTTTTACCAAaatcttgattttttttttctgcttatAAAAAAGGCCATGTTCTTACATGTTCTCGTGGACCTGCTTCATGGCCTTGGCAGCAAAGCCCATGTTCTTCAGAACCTCTGTGTTGGTGTGCGAGTTCTCCAAAGCTTCCCTCTGAAACTCGATGGTGGAGAGCGTGCCATCGATCTGCGTGAGCTGCTGCTCTAAGCGCTTCTTCCTCTTCAAAGCCTGCAGAGCAGCTGATACAGAAATATTATGTAAATCTTTGTGATCATTTCACACAGTGCCTCTAGTATCTGCCGTTTGTTTAAGATCTTGTAGTGCTGGGCGTTaacaaagaaaagataaaatgttCCTCCCTAATTTTTAGTCTGAGGTGATTCAACGAGCAATGCAGCACATCAAGGTTTCACATGAGAAAACAAAGGGACACTGTAGGATTCTCGCAACATTCAGGTTGAATAAAATGCAATAGTTTTACAAGTCATCTCACTTGTTACAAAAGTTCATTGTGCCTGAAAGTATTTGAACATCTTAAAATCTGTTAAAAGTTTACAGTACTCCATTTTAAGCCACGGGGcacacaataaaagcctttgtCAAATGAAAACAGGTGCACAGATATCTTCAGACCTGGATAAAAGCATACCTCGCTTGTTTTTGGTGCCATTCTTCCTGGCGATCATAAGTTCCTGCTCAATTCTCTTCTCCAGGTAGTCTTGTTTCTTCGTCAGCATTTCTTCGGTTTCCCGGAGTTTGTGAATGGCCTCTTGGGGTGAAGGTCCTCCCCGCGACCGGTGGTGTTTGGATGAACTCGAGCTGGAGCTCCCCTTGAATAATTTCGCGATTTTGCTCATTTTTAGTAGCTTTTGGTGTAAACTGCGAAGGTAGCTAAATTGTACACGAGCTGTTACAGCCGCTGTTACAGGCGGGTGTGTTACGAGCAGATTTTCCAGCTCGACGGCTTTGTGTTTTCAATTCAAACCAGCCAGTGAACGCACCTTTCACCACACCTTTCATCATTACCTACATGACGTAGTGACACCTGACGCCCTGCACTCTCCCTCCCCTTGAGCTATATTTTCTATTGGTTAAAGTTGGTTAATAACTTAAATGAAATATAAGAGAAGCATTTTGTGAAAGATCAGTAAATAAAAAAGCCAAACCTGCGTCCTaattggaatatatatatatttataaatatattatatgtgtcgTAGTGAAACagaacgaaaaaaaaaaaattcagtcACGTGGTTTCACTGTTGGGGTCAAAGTTCGTGTTGACATCCGCAGACTCGCAGTTATAATGGCTGAAATACAGATTGGGAAGCATTGTCAGATCGATTTCTGCAAAAAGAACGGTCTGTTTCATCTCCACCTGAGTAACAATACGCAAATATATTGACATGTGGTATTATTCTAGCGTATGTGTTGatatgaaacacaccgagcggCTCTTTAGCCGGGTTAGCCTATGAGCTAGCTAGCTCGCTTTAGCATTGCAGGACTGTCAGTAGCTACGGTAGCTAGCAAGCCAGCTGCTAACTAAATAGTTTTAATCACGGCGGAAGACCCGTTCagttattataaacaataaaaagaaacgTTTATTGTGCAGAAATTGTGTTTGGCTCTCGGTTAACTAGTGAAATGAGTCAGCATCACTGCTACATCAATGCAATGTATTAACTTTAATATCTACTTCTATCTACCATAGTTATATATCAGAATTCAACCCATAAATAAGTATAGCATGTTGTACCTAATAGACATATTTTGACAGCAAACAATGAGGTGTCTGTGTTTTGCAGTTTGTTGTTGAATTCAGCTCTCTGATTAACTGAATTTGTTCTCCTCATTCTCCTTTAAGATTTCCTTCCATTTGTCTGTGATCTGTGCAATGGTGTTTTCTGGTACGAAATCACTTCCTCCCAGTGTAAAGAAATGTCCAAATTTAAAAGAAGTATTCAGAACCCGTACTCTAATTGGTAAAGTAGTAATTCCACGCTGTATAAACGCATaacttaaagaaaaacaaaatgttactgCCTTAAAACAATCATAATTTGCAATATTACTAATAACTACAATCTGATATTATCAGTGGATTTTGGctcattacagtttacagtataTTGGTGTGTATAAGTAATTACATTGTTTGTCCTCCACCaacaagtattttttttaatgttaaatctCTGCTCAATACATATCTTGGTCACAAATCTTTAACAACCAAATGTAATCCATCCCTCGTCAAAACAagtgtgttaaaataataagaatGTTTTCAGACTCGCActctattttcattattttttattaactataaggaagtaaaagtatatatttgCATTAAATGGGAATAGTAAAATGAAGTATGTTAAAAAACTTTCTTTGGTATTGCTTTCCttgcatttcctttttattaaaaactgtatttttgtcTCGTACAGCCTTGAGCACAGAAGCAGAGAGGCCCATTCATGTTCAGAGGTACACTGTGTTTTTGATTAACGTCACATATTCCTAATGTCCTTCTTTGATAAGATTACTACTGGGACAGTTTACTCTCTGTTCCCTACGTACTTAGATAACTGGCTGGGTTGTTTTAATATTTCCCTTTGACTTTTTCCAGGAGCCAGTGAAAAAGGAACCCCGGACCGGGGGTGGCAGTACAAGTTATCCATGCTCATTTCAAGAGTGCAAGGGAAAAGAATTGTTGCCAGTAATATGTCCGCAGtgtgaaaaacatttctgtttggcgtaggtttaaatatttttttctactttttaaacatttttataaaacatgtttacagtgcATCCGAGCTCATATACTTCATTCAGAAGCAGCAAAGGAAACGGGTTACTACATTTCCCTCATTATGtaaagtttattaaatgttctcagttaaaaaagaaaactgaaaggTTCATATTTCTCTTGTTCCTTCCCTTATAGCCATCGTCATCAAGATGATCACCAGTGTGAGAAGTTGGAGGTCCAAAAGCCTCGAATGGCAGCCACAAAAGAGCTGGTGCAAAAGATCGTTGGTTAGTTACAGTGTAGCACAGTCTCTGGTAGTTGCTATGTTGACAGACTTTCTTCTGTGATTCCTCATTTGTCCACATGGGATCAGTATTAAACACAATGCGGTCATCTTTCTCATAACTAAAGTAcatctgtctgtatttctcAAACTACTTACATTTGGATTATGTTTGTATTCCTCTCTTGTGGCTAATCAGAGTCAAAGGACAGATCTAAAAGTAAAGGACGCAGAGGAGCAAAGAACAGTGCAACTGCAGCCAAGGTAGCATTAATGAAACTGAAGCTGCATGCTGCAGGAGACAAGGGGCTGCCACAGGTAAACTCCTAGCTGTcttgattttatttatacatagtAGTGGGATAATAACTTTTCATATTGATATTATCTACAGTGTATAACCTCTGtgcattattgtgtttattattttgtccaactgaatactttctctccttttttggGCTTTCCAGACAGAAAGAACCTATGTTCAGGTTTATCTTCCTAAAGAATCCAAAGACTCCAGCCAACCCATGTTTTTCTGTTCCAAATGGAGTGTGGGGAAAGTGGTGGATTATGCAGCCTCTCTAGCTAGCCTCAAGAACAGCAATAATGTACTGACAGCTAAGGTAACAGATAGCAAGAGTGCACTGATAATCTGATCTGTTTACGCCACCTTTCAGCCTATGTTCTTCTTTCTTAGACTACCTTTTCTTGTCGTTCTCATAACTTCCCAAAAAAGGAGGATTGTCAACAGCAAAGCTCAAAAACAGTTTCTTCCATAACTACATATAGATTAACTcatgaaatgttatatatatttcttgaaAAAGTCTTAACTGCACGCTTCTCTCATCTCCATTTGTAGAAGCTGCGGTTATGTCATCCTCAGACAGGTGAGGCTTTCCGGATGGACGACACCCTACTCTCCCTGCTGGCTCACACAGAAGCTCCCCTGTACAACGGGGGCAACGTGATCCTGGAGTACCTGGACAATGAGTGCACAGGCCTGGAGAATGTTTCTGACTATATTACACAGACTTGACAAAACAATGATAGCTACTGtgtgccatttttatttttgtcaataaaatgttCCATTGAAATGTTTAACATTGGTGTGATTATCTTTTTAGTGTCAGGTTTTATTAAATTGA
It contains:
- the chmp4c gene encoding charged multivesicular body protein 4c, whose protein sequence is MSKIAKLFKGSSSSSSSKHHRSRGGPSPQEAIHKLRETEEMLTKKQDYLEKRIEQELMIARKNGTKNKRAALQALKRKKRLEQQLTQIDGTLSTIEFQREALENSHTNTEVLKNMGFAAKAMKQVHENMDIGKIDDLMQDITEQQDVAREISDAISGPFGETFDEDELMAELAELEQEEFEDSMKGMGGLPSVPRSKLPSERTSHRATTKKRVEDDDDMRMLASWAT
- the zfand1 gene encoding AN1-type zinc finger protein 1 — its product is MAEIQIGKHCQIDFCKKNDFLPFVCDLCNGVFCLEHRSREAHSCSEEPVKKEPRTGGGSTSYPCSFQECKGKELLPVICPQCEKHFCLAHRHQDDHQCEKLEVQKPRMAATKELVQKIVESKDRSKSKGRRGAKNSATAAKVALMKLKLHAAGDKGLPQTERTYVQVYLPKESKDSSQPMFFCSKWSVGKVVDYAASLASLKNSNNVLTAKKLRLCHPQTGEAFRMDDTLLSLLAHTEAPLYNGGNVILEYLDNECTGLENVSDYITQT